The sequence AAAATGCTGGCATGAACGGTGAGTGGAATAATAGGTACATGTACCTTGCAATGGGGGGatgatcatttatatttattttattacaaattggaaaaaaatggtGATGGTCTGATAGACAAGAGTGTCCAAGATCCAGAACTTGAAGTTTTTAGGTGACGTGATCTGAGATTTGAGAAAGATTCGATTTGATGTAAAATCTAGTTGTAGTTATAAACTAAATATCAGATTAGTTTTCAATTGATTCGACCTAATtttaattggtttgtgatcatatttatgttttaaattttgtatcatCATTTTTTTGAGGAATTGtatcattaattttcaatagttatatattttataataacatatatattaagttatcctaaaatatatatatttatagtactttttctaaaatttattattattttttatttttataactaactattaaaatttcaaattcaaaacttggatgtacttatttatttatttagaattttcattatttgaatcacataaattatttgaattctAATCGTCAACTCTTACTAAGCCGAACACACTTAACAGTAGTAAATGTTTATTTGGTTATgttgataatttatatttatatttattttttttattataaaaaactGTCGGTAACGAGTGattatttgttcatttttttcccGGTAAGTGACGTTTCTTCGTTGAATTTAATAGATTGGGCCGCACTCGGACTAAATTTAATGAATGAAACGGTAGTCTTTAGTTATTCAATCAGTAATATTTATTACGATTATTTtaaaccacaaaaaaaaaaaaaaaaaaaatctatggtACAGGGTAAAGGATCATTTTTCGTCGAGTTTTTTCTggtaattgaattaaaattttcactgtttaatttaatttactttGTGTAATTGTATACATTCTTTTTCAGAAGTGATTGTTTACTTTAATTGATTGGGTCATACAACTTTATATGATGAGTGAAGTTGTgttgattttcttataaaatgACATTAGGAtccacataataataataataataataataataacaataataatagtaataataataataataataataatatgacaTTAGGATATTATTTAATTCAACATAGGAGAATTGAACTCTTGAGAGTGATTCTAAAAGGGTTAAAATCACTTGGAAATATGTTCATGTTAATTCTCAATTTTAATAGCATGAGAGTAatgtttaaaagtgtaaaatcaaacactaaattgatataaaattaataaagacaTGTTTTGAAACGCTTTTGAATATAACAAAAATGAATGTTAAGCTAGAGAAGTTTACCAGCATTGACTTAATTATTCTATTTAGATATGTCTTAATTGTTAAGTTAGAgaaattttcaactaaaattttatacaacttaacaattattttttagcCAAAATGAGTATAGTCAATTAGTATACAAGAGTATTATTGGCCACACGAGATTTGTGGTTCGAATTTTCATGcctttattgtactaaaaacaaACCTTTTTTACGTCGTTAATTTAACAATACATTTGAAAGTGAATGGTCATTTATTAATGATTTGAAAGTGAATGGTCATTTATTAATGTTAAGATGAATGTCAAATTGAGAGAAGTGAATATCATTAGTTAAGTTCATtatgtaattttctttttgcaaaggagaattgttaaattatttctttaacaaataattttgtgaaaataataCATAATACATAATACATaatacataatacatatttatatgtatatatatatagtaaataCGTTAATGTAGTTAATTTGTAactgtttttttaatatataaaaacaataaattagtaTTCAGCTAACTCAGGTATGAAATTCAGCTCAAATCACGATACTTCGGTTCTCATGAATTCAGGAGTTTCAGATCTCACTTCAGGAATCTGATTTTGAcatttctcaattcagaggcGGGAATCCGAGTCTGCGGTGAGATCTGTATGCATTCAGATTGAACAAGAAATGGGCTGCACATTTTCGGGGTTGAATGCTTTCTACGATGCTGTGAATAGTGGTGGAGATGTGTGGATCAATGAGAACAGATTCAGGATCGTTAGGCAGCTCGGTGAAGGTGGCTTTGCGTATGTTTTCCTCGTCAAGGAGGTGCTCGCTGATTCATCTTCAGACGCTGTTCGTAGTGGTTTGCGCAAGAAATTCAAGGACTCTACTCATCTTTCTGGTTTCAACTTTCTTTCCCTTTGACGCGCATACATTTCGCTAATTTGCTTCTTGTTTTTTGTCATGTTGACTGTTTACGAACTTCTTGATCcgcaaaatttgattttcatctACATTGATTGGTTGATTTCGAGTGAAATAATTTTGTTATGTGGTTTCATGATCTGGGTCGATTGCGTTTGAATCTGAATCTACGTCAAGTGTTTCTCTTAATCTAGTATGATATTCGCAAGGCCCAATTCGGTGGTTTTCCAGCTGATGTGcctaataattttgaaaaacgaAGTTGTTCATGCCACTCATCGATTTAGTTTCAAATTGTAAATGTAAAGCTTAAGTTGTGATTcgaatttcaattttgtttaaccTTCCTAGTGTTATAGGCTGCTCTGCCCTTTGCTACATTCAATTGCACAAGCACGTGTCttcgttgtttttttttttttttttttttttttgatgcaGCGGCTACTGACTTTTGACTAAGAAAATGGGGTTCgctgctctctctctctcttctttgcGCCTTATCCTTCAAGCTATGGCAGGGTTAGCCAGTCAGTTGCTCTCAGTACCATGTTATATGTTAGTTCTTAGATAGTTTAACTTTGGTATCTGTAGTGATGTTTTAATATACTTGGTCTTACAGATGCCCATGCCCACCAAGAAATATATGTTTTGTACATGTATTTATAATGATATTCACTTGCTCTCTCGCTTGTTCCGGATGTGGATGTTTCATCTATGAATATCTTTCAGCTAAGAAGATTAGGTTCTGTTGTGATTTCTTCATAATTAATTTCTAGATAATCGCATCTTCACTTTTAGTTTTTACCTTCATCTTGGAAATGGTGGACCAGAAATTTTATATTGGCAATCTTTCTTGGACCAAGATTTAAAGATTTGGTTCTTCCTGGATAGAAATGTTAATGGGGAAAAATTTGTTTCACAGTTCCATTGTAACgaaatacattttcaatttcatgGCTAGCAACCTACTAAAACCAACTTTTGTTGCTTTATTTGCACAGATGATGGTTCATATGCATTGAAAAAGGTGCTCATTCAGAATAATGAACAACTGGAATTGGTGAAAGAGGAGATTCGCGTTTCATCTCTATTTAGTCATCCCAATCTACTTCCTCTTCTTGATCATGCTATAATAGCTACGAAGGTGATTGTCAAGGCCAACGGACTAATAAAactgttgttttttttatgagaGAAGCTGTAAAAATTGTTTCCAAGATGTTCAATGGACATGCTTATTTTCATCCAGTTTTCATGTGATCGATCTTACCTCTCTTCATTCTCCTCTTAAAGCAAAATGCCCACAACAAATATTCTTTGGAATAGTTGTTGATTCGAAAGCATTTTTTGGcttgaaaatgaaatttatccTTGGTGTACACTTCTTACTGTTTTAGTAAAATTTGGGTTGATGTTCTATCGCCATTTTTATATGTCAGGTGGCATCTGTCCATGGCTATGTACACTGTTTGTGTTTGTGTCTGCTATTTTATTTCTTACTCTCAGTATAACCTTATATATGTTCAAACAATAATACCAACTGTTCATTGAGTCTACCATTTTTGTATCAATGATCAGCCTACCCAAGAACGATCTTGGAACCATGAAGCATACTTACTATTTCCAGTACATTTGGATGGAACATTATTGGACAATGCGAAAACCATGAAAGTGAAAAAGGAGTTCTTCTCAACATCAGATGTTTTGCAAATATTTCGACAGGTAATTAGGAGTTTGGAACTTCCGATGGAATTCTTCTTCAAATAATTTCTTATCTCATTTAACTTCTTTAGGGATTGATTGTCTTTGTTGCATTAATTCATTCCAGAATTTTGCTCTTGTCATGGTGTTCATCTGTTTTCTGCTGGATATTTTGAACGGTCCTACTCCTAATGCATTTCAATTTTCCATTGGCGTTTTCTACTTCTTCCCCCTTCTTTAAACCAAAGAGATTCTGGCATCATGCGTGCTTTGGAAAATCCTGTTCTCTTACTGATTGAATTAATTGAACACAGCTATGTGCGGGTCTTAAGCATATGCACAATTTTGATCCCCCATATGCACACAATGACATCAAGCCTGGCAATGTTCTCATAACTCGTAGAAAGGGCCAGCCTCCTCTTGCCATATTGATGGATTTTGGAAGTGCCCGACCTGCAAGGAGGCAAATTGGCTCTCGTGCAGAAGCATTGCAGTTACAGGTTACCTCTATCGCTATTCTTCCTTCAAGCCCACCGTACTTCAACCATATCAGTTTGCACTGCTGCCACATGAAAATTTGCAGATAATATAGGAACTTTTTCCACTTCACTTTAAAGTTAGAAAGAACATACATGAGCTGATGATTATGATAATTTGCTGTGCAGGAATGGGCATCTGAACACTGTTCTGCTCCTTTCCGGGCTCCTGAGTTGTGGGATTGTGCAAGCCATGCAGATGTTGACGAAAGAACTGATATTTGGTCTTTAGGATGCACGCTGTATGCAATAATGTGAGCACCAACGTTTTACCCTGAAATTGTGATCATTTTGCtgattttggaattttatgCACGTGTCACAACTTATGTAAATACCTCCTATGCATGTCGCAATGCTGCTATAGAATTCCTCTCTCTGTTGTTTACACTAGAACAAATTTGGAGATGGCAGTTGGGTCAACCGAGAAGAGCTTAAATCATGGACATAAGTGCcttagattattattattatttgagaaTGAGTTGTAATTTTTCTGCCACGATTCCCTATCACACTCTCTCCCATTTCTTTACTTTTAGGTTTAGATGTTAACTTCTGTGAACATATTCAACAAGttttaaccaaaatttttcATCGCTCATGACTGTACGTTTGTATATCAATAGGTATGGGGTATCTCCATTTGAATATGCGCTTGGTGAATCTGGAGGAAGTTTACAGTTAGCAATCGTAAATGTACAGATCAAGTGGCCGGCTGGACCAACTCCTCCATATCCTGATGCTCTTCATCAGTTTGTGAAGTGGATGCTTCAGCCACAGGCCGCAGTCCGTCCGCGCATAGATGATATTGTAATTCATGTTGACAAGCTTATCTCAAAGTTCTCTAATTGAGACATAATGGAAATGAGGCAAACATCAGATCCTTATTCTCGTTTGGAATTATATTACATTGAGCTACCTGGGTTTTTATGGCTGACACACCTGGCATTACTTGCTGTGGAAATAAAGCAGGAGCTGTTCCTATTCCAATGTTATACAGTTAATCGTCATAGTTTTGGCAATTGTTCAATGTTCTTGGACTATCCATGGGAaatcatatagtttttatatttttgtaatttattcaACTACAGATTATTCTCATCTTCTTGATTATAGTTGTAGAAAATGCACCATTGTGCCACCCACATAATTTATGTTTCTAGAAGCATATATTTGTCTTCAAGAGTTTCTTCAGCCTAGTAATGTTCCCTATCATTAAATTATGATATTGTATGAATGTAAATTGAATGAATTACCTTGATATATTATTCAGTTCTTTAGTAATTATTCTTCCTTCGACGTTGCATCGCATGAAATTTGGCGACAGGTTATTTGCGGTTCCACCATTCAGGCATCATGGTTACATGATTGCCACCAATGGAAAGTTGAGATTCCATATACT comes from Benincasa hispida cultivar B227 chromosome 2, ASM972705v1, whole genome shotgun sequence and encodes:
- the LOC120072205 gene encoding serine/threonine-protein kinase 16-like, with amino-acid sequence MGCTFSGLNAFYDAVNSGGDVWINENRFRIVRQLGEGGFAYVFLVKEVLADSSSDAVRSGLRKKFKDSTHLSDDGSYALKKVLIQNNEQLELVKEEIRVSSLFSHPNLLPLLDHAIIATKPTQERSWNHEAYLLFPVHLDGTLLDNAKTMKVKKEFFSTSDVLQIFRQLCAGLKHMHNFDPPYAHNDIKPGNVLITRRKGQPPLAILMDFGSARPARRQIGSRAEALQLQEWASEHCSAPFRAPELWDCASHADVDERTDIWSLGCTLYAIMYGVSPFEYALGESGGSLQLAIVNVQIKWPAGPTPPYPDALHQFVKWMLQPQAAVRPRIDDIVIHVDKLISKFSN